One part of the Rutidosis leptorrhynchoides isolate AG116_Rl617_1_P2 chromosome 1, CSIRO_AGI_Rlap_v1, whole genome shotgun sequence genome encodes these proteins:
- the LOC139863801 gene encoding cell wall / vacuolar inhibitor of fructosidase 1-like, which produces MKLLYLFIFLSLNILQNSSIVMGDRKLIESTCKSTPSYNLCMSTLLSNPKSTNGDISDLGLIMVGTTNNKVNKAIQHIKFLYTAHPELRHSLNECAQIYVAVVKGVVPSAVQALDGGQPKFAEDGMADTAVETQACERCFSGRGLKSPLTQMNKDIENVANVARAIIRMLL; this is translated from the coding sequence ATGAAGTTACTTTATCTCTTCATCTTTCTCTCTTTAAACATCCTTCAAAATTCATCAATAGTCATGGGAGATAGAAAGTTGATAGAAAGCACATGTAAATCCACCCCATCGTACAATTTATGCATGTCAACACTTTTATCAAACCCCAAGAGCACAAATGGTGATATTAGTGACTTGGGACTTATTATGGTTGGTACAACCAATAATAAGGTCAATAAAGCCATACAACATATTAAGTTTCTTTATACGGCTCATCCTGAGCTAAGACACTCGCTGAACGAGTGCGCTCAGATTTATGTAGCCGTGGTGAAGGGAGTTGTGCCTTCAGCCGTGCAAGCTTTGGATGGCGGCCAACCAAAGTTTGCAGAGGATGGAATGGCCGACACTGCGGTTGAGACTCAAGCTTGTGAGCGTTGTTTCAGTGGTCGTGGTCTGAAGTCGCCTTTAACACAAATGAATAAGGATATTGAAAACGTCGCGAATGTTGCAAGAGCTATTATTAGGATGTTACTATAA
- the LOC139863807 gene encoding uncharacterized protein, which produces MDHLASKEEGVSFDLESGNGVVHSNEDGCPGPDSVKKLAKPMFSESCDGPTIVENSSVKLDSLNVNEGSLENKVKSKNSSSAKKPPRPPRPHGGFSLSAYDQKLIKELTQLAMIKRARIERMKALKQKKALKGSTSSSSSSSHGNFFAMVFTIIFFVVILLQGRNTGVSFHGSRHMAPTDGNGLQNIHIHTYNQLNQSSNSSISPNSKS; this is translated from the exons ATGGATCATTTGGCTTCTAAAGAAGAAGGTGTCAGTTTTGATCTTGAGAGTGGTAATGGTGTAGTTCATAGCAATGAAGATGGGTGCCCGGGTCCAGATTCGGTTAAAAAACTTGCAAAACCGATGTTTTCGGAGTCATGTGACGGACCGACAATTGTAGAAAATAGTTCAGTGAAATTGGATTCCTTAAATGTCAATGAGGGTTCTTTAGAAAATAAAGTGAAATCTAAAAATAGTTCGAGTGCGAAAAAACCACCTCGCCCTCCTCGACCTCACGGGGGTTTTTCATTGAGTGCTTATGATCAAAAGCTTATTAAAGAACTTACTCAACTTGCCATGATTAAAAGGGCGAGAATTGAGCGTATGAAGGCACTTAAGCAAAAGAAAGCTTTAAAGGGatccacatcatcatcatcatcatcgtcacatGGCAACTTTTTTGCCATGGTTTTTACCATCATCTTCTTCGTAGTGATACTTCTTCAAG GTCGAAATACGGGTGTAAGTTTTCATGGTTCTCGTCACATGGCTCCAACAGATGGAAATGGTttacaaaatatacatatacatacatataatcaaTTAAATCAATCTTCTAATTCATCCATTTCACCCAATTCTAAATCTTAA